The following coding sequences lie in one Flavobacterium sp. 20NA77.7 genomic window:
- a CDS encoding agmatinase family protein, giving the protein MTKQQKIDNFDPSQPGLADATVFGLPFTADESEIVIVPVPWEVTVSYGAGASDGPNAVLDASYQVDLHHQDFPELWKLGIYMDEAPEHWAKNSEKHKSLAQPIIEALEKGEDVATFPVLQADLDKINKVCRELHTEVKERIQFWQSKGKKVVLLGGDHSTPLGYYEALAATHDSFGILHLDAHMDLRIAYEGFTYSHASIMYNTLQLSQVSKIVQVGIRDFCEQEVDVVQQAKGRVKVFTDSDLKKAQFEGKTWKQQCEEIIAQLPQKVCISFDIDGMYPWYCPNTGTPVPGGFSFEQATYLFNLLADSGKDIIGFDLVEVAPGESDDWDGNVGARMLFHMCGVLAKNNKLPVGTTLNF; this is encoded by the coding sequence ATGACGAAACAACAAAAAATAGATAATTTTGATCCATCACAGCCAGGCTTAGCAGATGCTACGGTTTTTGGATTGCCTTTTACAGCAGACGAAAGTGAAATTGTAATAGTACCTGTGCCTTGGGAAGTTACTGTGAGTTATGGAGCAGGAGCTTCAGATGGACCAAATGCTGTTTTAGATGCTTCTTACCAAGTTGATTTACATCATCAAGATTTTCCAGAATTATGGAAATTAGGCATATATATGGATGAAGCGCCCGAACATTGGGCAAAAAATTCAGAAAAACATAAAAGTTTAGCGCAGCCTATAATTGAAGCATTAGAAAAAGGGGAAGACGTAGCCACATTTCCTGTTCTACAAGCCGATTTAGATAAAATAAATAAAGTATGCCGTGAATTACATACTGAAGTAAAAGAACGAATTCAATTTTGGCAAAGTAAAGGTAAAAAAGTGGTTTTGCTTGGTGGTGATCATAGTACACCACTTGGCTATTATGAAGCATTAGCAGCAACGCATGATTCGTTCGGCATCTTGCATTTAGATGCTCACATGGATTTGCGTATTGCTTACGAAGGGTTCACATATTCCCACGCTTCTATCATGTATAATACGTTACAACTATCTCAAGTTTCAAAAATTGTACAAGTGGGAATTAGAGATTTTTGTGAACAAGAAGTAGATGTGGTACAGCAAGCAAAAGGCAGAGTGAAAGTATTTACAGATAGTGATTTAAAAAAGGCACAATTTGAAGGCAAAACATGGAAGCAACAATGTGAAGAAATTATAGCACAATTGCCTCAAAAAGTTTGTATATCTTTTGATATTGATGGTATGTATCCTTGGTATTGCCCTAATACAGGCACGCCAGTTCCTGGAGGATTTTCTTTCGAACAAGCGACTTATTTATTTAATTTACTAGCAGATTCAGGTAAAGATATTATTGGTTTTGACTTAGTAGAAGTAGCACCCGGTGAGTCTGACGATTGGGACGGAAATGTAGGAGCTAGAATGTTGTTTCACATGTGTGGGGTATTAGCAAAAAACAATAAGTTGCCTGTGGGAACGACACTCAATTTTTAG
- the kynU gene encoding kynureninase: protein MNFQNTREFAKKLDANDELAHYKNEFYFPQHNGKDVIYFTGNSLGLQPKITKSYVDEIMNDWANMAVEGHFYSDKPWWDYHERFCEPLSKIVGALPSEVGVMNTLTINLHLLLVSFYQPTTTRFKIICEEKAFPSDQYMLQTQVAFHAKNIGFNPSEAIVEVKRREGELNIHHEDVLAKIKEVGDELALVLIGGVNYYTGQVFDMQAITKAGHDQGAIVGWDLAHAAGNIEMHLHDWQVDFAAWCSYKYMNSGPGNASGFFVHEKHHTNKNLARFAGWYGHNKERRFLMEPSFDPVQGANGWQVSNLPVLSLAPYLASVEMFNAVGMDKLIAKRNLITSYLEFVLQEIDKEVEQANFEIITPSNSTERGCQLSVYLHGQGKELFNYLMQNGVVTDWREPNVIRLAPVPFYTSFEDMYEFGQILKKGIIVNSK, encoded by the coding sequence ATGAACTTTCAAAACACCAGAGAATTTGCAAAAAAATTAGATGCAAATGATGAATTAGCACACTATAAAAATGAATTTTATTTTCCTCAACATAACGGTAAAGATGTTATTTATTTTACAGGAAATTCGTTAGGGTTACAGCCTAAGATTACAAAATCGTATGTAGATGAAATCATGAATGACTGGGCTAATATGGCGGTAGAAGGACATTTTTATTCTGACAAGCCTTGGTGGGATTACCATGAACGTTTTTGTGAGCCACTAAGTAAAATTGTTGGGGCTTTACCTTCAGAAGTAGGTGTAATGAATACGCTAACGATAAACTTACATTTGTTATTGGTGTCTTTTTATCAACCTACAACTACTAGGTTTAAAATAATTTGCGAAGAAAAAGCCTTTCCTTCAGATCAATATATGTTGCAAACTCAAGTTGCTTTTCATGCAAAAAATATTGGGTTTAATCCAAGCGAGGCAATCGTAGAGGTTAAGAGACGTGAGGGAGAACTGAACATTCATCACGAAGATGTGTTGGCAAAAATTAAGGAAGTAGGTGATGAACTAGCACTTGTACTTATTGGAGGCGTAAATTATTATACAGGTCAAGTATTTGATATGCAGGCAATCACTAAAGCAGGTCATGATCAAGGCGCTATTGTGGGTTGGGATTTAGCCCATGCGGCAGGTAATATTGAAATGCATTTACACGATTGGCAGGTTGATTTCGCTGCGTGGTGTAGTTATAAATATATGAATTCTGGACCAGGTAATGCTTCAGGTTTTTTTGTACATGAAAAACATCATACAAATAAAAATTTAGCTCGTTTTGCAGGTTGGTATGGCCATAATAAAGAGCGTCGTTTTTTAATGGAACCAAGTTTTGATCCAGTTCAGGGAGCAAATGGCTGGCAAGTAAGTAATTTGCCGGTACTCTCTTTAGCGCCATATTTAGCATCTGTTGAAATGTTTAATGCGGTTGGAATGGATAAGTTAATTGCAAAAAGAAATTTAATTACATCTTATCTTGAATTTGTTTTACAAGAAATTGATAAAGAAGTAGAACAAGCTAATTTCGAGATAATTACACCTTCAAATTCTACTGAAAGAGGTTGCCAGTTATCGGTATATCTTCACGGCCAAGGAAAAGAACTATTTAATTATTTAATGCAAAATGGCGTGGTAACAGATTGGAGAGAACCAAATGTAATTCGATTAGCACCTGTTCCATTTTATACTTCTTTTGAAGATATGTATGAATTTGGGCAAATTTTAAAAAAAGGTATTATAGTAAACAGTAAATAG
- the queA gene encoding tRNA preQ1(34) S-adenosylmethionine ribosyltransferase-isomerase QueA has translation MKLSHFNFNLPEELLAEFPAENRDESRLMVVDRKKGTIEHKMFKDIIDYFDDGDVMVLNNTKVFPARLYGNKEKTGARIEVFLLRELNAEQRLWDVLVDPARKIRIGNKLYFGEDDSLVAEVIDNTTSRGRTLRFLYDGSYEEFRQKLVELGETPIPKYINREVTPEDAERYQTIYAKEEGAVAAPTAGLHFSKHLMKRLEIKGIEFAEVTLHVGLGTFNPVEVEDLSKHKMDSEEMMIAQESCDIVNKAKVRKSKVCCVGTTSMRALESSVSSMRTLNPYVGWTNKFIYPPYDFSIADCMVTNFHTPKSTLLMMISAFCGHDLMKKAYDEAIKEKYRFYSYGDAMLIL, from the coding sequence ATGAAATTATCGCACTTTAATTTTAATTTACCTGAAGAATTACTTGCCGAATTCCCTGCAGAAAATAGAGATGAGTCTCGTTTGATGGTTGTTGATAGAAAAAAAGGAACTATTGAACACAAAATGTTTAAAGATATCATTGATTATTTTGACGATGGAGATGTAATGGTTTTAAATAACACAAAAGTATTTCCAGCACGTCTTTATGGAAATAAAGAAAAAACAGGAGCGCGTATTGAAGTGTTTTTGTTAAGAGAATTAAATGCAGAACAACGTCTTTGGGATGTACTAGTAGATCCAGCACGTAAAATTAGAATTGGTAATAAATTGTATTTTGGCGAAGACGATTCTCTTGTGGCAGAAGTAATTGACAATACTACGTCTCGTGGAAGAACGTTACGCTTTTTATACGATGGTTCGTATGAAGAATTCAGACAAAAATTAGTTGAGCTAGGTGAAACACCCATTCCAAAATATATCAATAGAGAAGTAACGCCCGAAGATGCAGAACGTTACCAAACTATTTACGCTAAAGAGGAAGGAGCTGTAGCAGCTCCAACAGCAGGTTTGCATTTCTCCAAACACTTGATGAAACGTTTAGAAATTAAAGGAATTGAATTTGCAGAAGTAACATTACATGTTGGTTTAGGTACTTTTAATCCTGTAGAAGTAGAAGATTTATCTAAACATAAAATGGACTCTGAAGAAATGATGATTGCACAAGAATCTTGTGATATTGTAAATAAAGCTAAAGTAAGAAAATCTAAAGTTTGTTGTGTAGGAACAACATCTATGCGTGCTTTAGAAAGTTCCGTGTCTTCTATGAGAACTTTAAATCCATATGTGGGATGGACAAATAAATTTATTTATCCGCCATATGATTTTAGTATAGCAGATTGTATGGTAACTAATTTTCATACGCCAAAATCTACTTTATTAATGATGATTTCTGCATTTTGCGGGCATGATTTAATGAAAAAAGCGTATGACGAAGCTATTAAAGAAAAATACCGTTTCTATTCTTATGGAGATGCAATGTTAATTCTTTAA
- a CDS encoding citrate synthase encodes MSNTAILELDGKKYEFPVIVGTENEVAIDIDKLRGATGAITIDPGYKNSGSCKSEITFLDGEEGILRYRGYSIEELAEKANFLEVSYLVIFGELPTKEQLAQFENDIRKYTLVNEEMKNIIDGFPKTAHPMGVLSSLTSALTAFNPKVVNVENEKEMYEAVCKTMGKFLVIATWTYRKMMGYPLNYYDNTKGYVENFMRLMFELPTGPYQTNQTIVNALDKLFILHADHEQNCSTSTVRIVGSSHAGLFASISAGVSALWGPLHGGANQAVLEMLEAIQKDGGDAQKYLAKAKDKNDPFRLMGFGHRVYKNFDPRAKIIKKAADEVLAQLGVNDPILTIAKQLEEAALVDPYFVERKLYPNVDFYSGIIYRAIGIPTDMFTVLFAIGRLPGWIAQWKEMRINKEPIGRPRQVYTGYPLRPFVEMNKR; translated from the coding sequence ATGTCAAATACTGCAATATTAGAGCTTGATGGCAAAAAATATGAGTTCCCAGTAATTGTGGGGACAGAAAATGAAGTTGCTATCGACATTGATAAGTTGCGCGGCGCAACAGGAGCAATTACAATCGATCCAGGATACAAAAATTCAGGTTCTTGTAAAAGTGAAATCACTTTCCTTGATGGAGAAGAAGGAATTTTAAGATATAGAGGCTACTCTATTGAAGAATTAGCCGAAAAGGCTAACTTTTTAGAAGTTTCTTATTTAGTAATTTTTGGAGAGTTGCCTACAAAAGAGCAATTAGCTCAATTTGAAAACGATATTAGAAAATATACGTTAGTCAATGAAGAAATGAAAAACATTATTGATGGTTTTCCAAAAACAGCTCATCCAATGGGTGTTTTATCTTCATTAACAAGTGCCTTAACTGCCTTTAATCCAAAAGTAGTTAATGTAGAAAATGAAAAAGAAATGTATGAAGCAGTTTGTAAAACTATGGGTAAATTCTTGGTTATTGCAACTTGGACATACAGAAAAATGATGGGTTATCCTTTAAACTATTACGATAATACAAAAGGATACGTGGAAAATTTCATGCGTTTAATGTTTGAATTACCAACAGGGCCCTATCAAACTAATCAAACGATTGTAAATGCATTAGATAAATTATTTATTTTACACGCTGATCACGAACAAAACTGTTCTACATCAACCGTTAGAATTGTAGGTTCATCTCATGCCGGATTATTTGCTTCAATATCTGCAGGTGTTTCAGCTTTATGGGGGCCTCTTCACGGAGGTGCTAATCAAGCGGTGTTAGAAATGCTTGAAGCCATTCAAAAAGATGGAGGAGATGCACAAAAATATTTAGCAAAAGCAAAAGATAAAAATGATCCGTTCAGATTAATGGGCTTTGGACATAGAGTGTATAAAAACTTTGACCCAAGAGCAAAAATCATTAAAAAAGCAGCTGACGAAGTATTAGCACAATTAGGAGTAAACGACCCTATTTTAACTATTGCAAAACAATTAGAAGAAGCAGCATTAGTTGATCCTTATTTTGTAGAAAGAAAATTATATCCAAATGTTGATTTCTATTCAGGTATTATTTACCGTGCTATAGGAATTCCTACAGATATGTTTACTGTATTATTTGCAATCGGAAGATTACCAGGTTGGATTGCACAATGGAAAGAAATGCGTATCAATAAAGAACCTATTGGAAGACCAAGACAAGTATATACAGGTTATCCATTACGCCCATTTGTTGAAATGAATAAAAGATAA